The proteins below come from a single Azospirillum sp. B510 genomic window:
- a CDS encoding tetratricopeptide repeat protein — MAGSRLSLRGGMRGVSPSPALTLSRQADALAATGDAAGAEPLYARALAADPTLAGTHNNHGNVLRALGRLEEAASAYRAAILHGLHEGMAHYNLGSVLRQAEGRDEADAAFRQALALRPDHAEAWNNRGNLLRDLDRFGEAAVGYRRALALRPDWADAHDNLGAVLYLLHEQGGEMAAAALARLWRRDHPANPLARHIGAAIAGEEADSRAPDDYVRQTFDLFAEEFDRKLAELDYRAPALLAGMLADETLGGALDVLDAGCGTGLCAAALRPHARRLVGVDLSEGMLDRARHRGLYDELHGAELVGFLAGRPDSFDLVMAADVFCYFGVLDDALAAARSSLRPGGRLAFTVEMLEPADDRPHRIATHGRYAHAESYVRAAVAAAGLVMRRCDHDRLRFESGEPVMGLVVLAERPGP; from the coding sequence ATGGCGGGGTCACGCTTGTCCCTGCGCGGCGGGATGCGCGGGGTCTCCCCGTCTCCGGCGCTGACGCTCAGCCGGCAGGCCGACGCGCTGGCCGCGACGGGCGACGCGGCGGGGGCGGAGCCGCTTTATGCCCGCGCGCTGGCCGCCGACCCGACTTTGGCGGGAACCCACAACAACCACGGCAATGTCCTGCGCGCTCTTGGCCGCCTGGAAGAGGCGGCCTCCGCCTACCGCGCGGCCATCCTCCACGGTCTGCACGAGGGCATGGCGCACTATAATCTGGGCTCCGTCCTGCGGCAGGCGGAAGGGCGGGACGAGGCCGACGCGGCCTTTCGTCAGGCGCTGGCGTTGCGGCCGGACCATGCGGAGGCCTGGAACAACCGCGGCAATCTGCTGCGCGATCTCGACCGGTTCGGCGAGGCGGCGGTGGGCTACCGGCGGGCGCTGGCGTTGCGGCCGGACTGGGCCGACGCCCATGACAATCTCGGCGCGGTGCTCTACCTGCTGCACGAGCAGGGCGGAGAGATGGCGGCGGCGGCGCTGGCCCGGCTGTGGCGCCGCGACCATCCCGCCAACCCGCTGGCCCGCCACATCGGTGCCGCCATCGCCGGGGAAGAGGCCGACTCGCGCGCTCCCGACGATTACGTCCGCCAGACCTTCGACCTGTTCGCCGAGGAGTTCGACCGCAAGCTGGCGGAGCTGGATTACCGCGCGCCGGCCCTGCTCGCCGGGATGCTGGCGGACGAGACGCTGGGCGGCGCCCTCGACGTGCTCGACGCCGGCTGCGGCACCGGGCTGTGCGCCGCCGCTTTGCGGCCCCATGCCCGCCGGCTGGTCGGCGTCGACCTGTCCGAGGGCATGCTGGACCGAGCCCGCCATCGGGGCCTTTATGACGAGCTGCATGGCGCGGAACTGGTCGGCTTCCTTGCCGGCCGGCCGGACTCCTTCGATCTCGTCATGGCGGCGGACGTGTTCTGTTACTTCGGCGTGCTCGACGACGCGCTGGCCGCCGCCCGTTCGTCCCTGCGGCCCGGAGGCCGGCTGGCCTTCACGGTGGAGATGCTGGAGCCGGCCGACGACCGGCCCCATCGCATCGCCACCCACGGCCGCTATGCCCATGCCGAGAGCTATGTCCGGGCGGCGGTGGCGGCGGCCGGCCTGGTGATGCGGCGCTGCGACCATGACCGGTTGCGCTTTGAAAGCGGCGAGCCGGTGATGGGGCTGGTGGTGCTGGCCGAACGGCCCGGACCTTGA